The following proteins are encoded in a genomic region of Oncorhynchus masou masou isolate Uvic2021 chromosome 32, UVic_Omas_1.1, whole genome shotgun sequence:
- the LOC135526747 gene encoding ras GTPase-activating protein-binding protein 1-like: MVMEKPSAQLVGREFVRQYYTLLNQAPDYLHRFYGKNSSYVHGGLDNNGKPVESVYGQSEIHKKVLALNFRDCHTKIRHVDAHATLNEGVVVQVMGELSNDMQPMRKFMQTFVLAPEGTVTNKFYVHNDVFRYQDEVFGDSDSEPPEESDEEVEEMEERVPSPEVAQEEAATFYKQTSCTEAKRPEEEVALTPEPEAEPEPEAEAEPEAEPDVVDGKRDLEPETLQQQEHATEEQGEQCPVSSPLATANPAPAPAEDNRPFSWASVTSKNLPPSGVVPVSGIPPHVVKVPSAPPRVEVKTEAAAPRTQPRGDQRPREARPGPPPVRGPRPGVREGEQGESPEVGRVVRYPDAHQLFVGNVPHDVDKAELKEFFQQYGTVLELRINSGGKLPNFGFVVFDDSEPVQKILSNRPIKFRGDVRLNVEEKKTRSAREGDRRDIRPRGPGGPGGPRERIGGPRGPPARGGMAQKPSFGSGRGTGPSEGGRYMGPRQ; this comes from the exons ATGGTGATGGAGAAACCAAGTGCCCAGCTCGTGGGGCGGGAGTTTGTCcgacagtactacacactactcaaccaggcacccgactacctgcacag GTTTTATGGGAAAAATTCCTCCTATGTACATGGAGGTCTGGACAACAATGGCAAACCGGTTGAATCAGTCTACGGACAGTCG GAGATCCATAAAAAGGTGTTGGCGCTGAACTTTCGTGACTGCCACACCAAGATCAGACATGTGGACGCCCATGCGACCTTGAACGAGGGCGTCGTGGTGCAAGTGATGGGGGAGCTGTCCAACGACATGCAGCCCATGCGCAAATTCATGCAGACATTCGTGCTGGCCCCTGAG GGCACTGTAACAAACAAGTTCTACGTTCACAACGATGTATTCCGTTACCAAGACGAAGTGTTTGGGGATTCTGACTCAGAACCCCCTGAAG AGTCTGATGAGGaagtggaggagatggaggagagagtacCATCACCTGAGGTGGCCCAGGAAGAGGCTGCGACTTTCTACAAACAGACATCTTG CACCgaggccaagagaccagaggaggAGGTGGCTTTAACCCCGGAACCTGAGGCAGAACCTGAACCTGAGGCGGAGGCGGAGCCAGAGGCGGAGCCAGACGTGGTGGATGGAAAACGGGACCTGGAGCCAGAGACCCTGCAGCAGCAGGAACACGCCACAGAGGAGCAGGGAGAGCAGTGTCCAGTCTCCTCACCCCTGGCCACTGCTAACCCTGCCCCCGCACCCGCTGAAGATAACCGG ccTTTCTCCTGGGCGTCTGTCACCAGTAAGAACCTTCCCCCTAGCGGCGTTGTCCCCGTCTCTGGCATCCCCCCCCACGTCGTCAAAGTCCCCTCGGCACCG CCCAGGGTGGAGGTGAAAACAGAAGCCGCAGCACCGAGAACACAACCGAGAGGAGACCAGAGACCGCGGGAAGCAAGGCCAGGCCCCCCACCAGTCAGAGGACCCCGACCAGGAG TGCGGGAAGGAGAGCAGGGAGAGTCGCCGGAGGTTGGCCGTGTGGTGAGGTATCCAGATGCTCACCAGCTCTTTGTAGGAAATGTTCCCCATGATGTGGACAAGGCAGAGCTCAAGGAGTTTTTTCAAC AGTATGGTACTGTGCTTGAGCTACGGATCAACAGTGGAGGAAAGCTTCCTAACTTTGGGTTTGTGGTGTTTGACGATTCGGAACCCGTACAGAAAATCCTAAGCAACCGG CCCATTAAGTTCAGAGGCGATGTCCGACTGAACGTGGAGGAAAAGAAGACGCGCTCCGCCCGGGAAGGGGACCGGCGAGACATCCGCCCCAGAGGTCCAGGTGGCCCCGGAGGGCCccgagagaggataggagggccCAGGGGCCCCCCCGCCAGGGGTGGCATGGCACAGAAACCCAGCTTTGGCTCTGGACGAGGTACTGGACCCAGTGAAGGAGGTCGCTACATGGGACCTCGTCAGTGA